The Maniola jurtina chromosome 20, ilManJurt1.1, whole genome shotgun sequence genome includes the window tgaaagttatcagcttttttctagttttgttatagaagtttttgtgtcggggttttttaaattttgagtcatccacaatgttttcaaaggtgtgtgaagtctgccaatccgcactgggcaagtacagcgtggcagactatggcctaaaccattctcaATCTAAGATGAGacctgtgctcaatagtgggccggcgatgagttgatgatacAATCACATAGCGATTCCACGAAACAATTCACTATAGGAGCTTGTATAAAATGCATACATCAAAGAAAGGTATCAAGACTTTGCTATACAATAAACATTTGATATGAAACACGTCacagaatatttttaaaatgaagacATTCCACATCAATCTTCATTACTTACCAACATGTGACAAGTACATACATGATTTTCAACACAtcgccagtccactactgagcacaagtctttTCTCTGAATGAAAATGGTTTGActatccaccacgctggtcaagtgcggattgactggcttcatacacctttgagaatactCTCAGctatacaggtttcctcacgatgctttcattcaccattaaagcatagtaggtatatcacgatataatatttaatttcttaaaacgcacatatctccgaaaagtaagatgtgcatgcccgggatcgaatgcCAGACCACCCacataaccactaggctattaccacTTTAGAGTTACAGTAGCAACATAATTTGTTTTTTCCAGATAATAACCTCAGGTTGGACAACAACTTATCACTTCGAAGCATATGGAACTTTCGAGACTGGGTTCTTTCTGCAGAACAACATTTAGCTTCTATTCGATAGCTATTCTATGACGACATACCGGTGTTCCCATTTCGCGGAGTCAGCAAAATTATGCGAGCGTCAAATTTAAATAAGACTCTGGACTTTGTCACCAGGCTTCATTGCAATAACTACTCAGTTGTGCTGTCCGCAGGAAGAaaaggtaagtttttttttctgtttttttttcttttattcttttcacTACGATCTCACCTGGCCGCAAGCTATAATTCGCAGATtatctcacgatgttttccttcaccgttaaagcaaaatgATTTTAACTTTCTCACAACGCACATTACTTTGAAAAGTTAGGTGGTGTTTAAAAGAGACTCATATCCGGAATCGAGTCCCACACCCTCATATTAAGAGGCTTCTTAATCACTAGGTCGGAGTGAAAAAAAGTGAAGCAACaaagcctgcatgcctgaaagttctccacaaTATTCTCGTAttagatgtgtgaagtctgccaatccgcatttggccagcgtggtagactatggcccaactgttttcattctgagaggagacctgtgctcagtagtgagtcagcgATGGGTTGCTTATGATGGTAATGATGATGGTATTGATTGGTTAAACCACTTGATGGTGCATCTTGGCCAGTGAAAAGCCAATGTTTGTTACGGATATTTTTGCTTCTCTAACAGCTTTAAGCTGGGCCTGAGAGTTTTTTTAGTTCGAATATAAATCTAGATATATCTTCTAactgtataaaaggaaaaagtgcctaactaactgactgacctatcaacgcacagctccaactactgcgttgtttggcatgcagatagctattatgacgtagacattcatTAAGAAACGTAAAAATTCAtacttagaaaggatttttgaaaattcaacccctaaggggtaaataggggtttgaaatgtgtAGAGTCGttgtggacgaagttgcggacattAGTTATTCTATGCAGTGaaaaattaagtacatttttgtttttcaggATCTACTCTTATATGCTGAGAAAATGAAGGAAGGTGagttatcaattatttattaaattatattttatcaacaAGCGTAGAGTTTTAGCCTCTACTAACCTAAATCCAGACAAAGTAGCAAGAATCATATTCTAGtaatagaatattattttcACAGTAAGGACGcagttatcaaaattaaatattttttgttttattcccatttttctttttaaatgctGGTTTTATAGGGTGCCAACGGTACTAAGCCActgctgtccgttcgtccgtccgtctgtctgtcagcgggagctgtatctcatgaaccgtaataggcagagagttcaaattttcacagtgtATACTTCTGTTgctgttataacaacaaataatagaaaacCTAGacggcgaatttcaaaatggccgctatccaaattaaaacaaaataaaaagttagtGCATAAAGTGTTATATCAGTTATAAGTATGTGTTGTACGTATACATTGAAGCTATACCTAACTTACAAATCTACATAAACAAGCTAACctaacatacaaatcggttaagcggatgggtttttgggaatgccgtgggaactctttgatttcccgggctaaaaagtagcctatatccgtccccgggacataagctaaccctgtaccaaatttcgttagaatcggttaaactgttgggtcgtgaaaaggtagcagacagacagacacactttcgcatttataatattaagtatggactaaACTCCCTTTCAGTAATTTCTCTTTGTCCTTTTTCAGTTACAACAACACTGGTGATTCTAATCACCGCGAGTTTTGTCGCCGGCAACTGTATCCTGAATCAAATTCATGCGATTGGACCGTGTTCCTTTCGCGTCGTTTGTATAAACACAATAAAGGACATCAGACTTGACAGCGAATGCCAGGGCTCTAGCAACTATGACGTcaaggtattttttttctctcgtctgattttacacagattagccaatgtcaagtttgtagttatttacagtcagggaaactatatattaaatatggacttcgtctgtaccggcgctcgccgacacaggCGCGGCGCCcccctagagcgcttcccagtctgttccaccaccaaaaacaccagcaaaacacggccacttctaataaaaaaacactccaaaaaggcacagcacgcgcgccagcaaacgccaacacctGTACCTGTACAAATAAGATTTACAGCtgttgttaaaatttaaatcattaaAGCCCCACCACCTTAGCCCCAGCGTCGATTCTCATTGCACCAAAGTTATATTGCGATAagccagcgatataaatgtaaatCCATGTCTTTGCGCTAAGCCTATATAATACAAAGTacctacaagttttttttttttttttcaatgtattTTAGTGGTTTGTTATATGCTTGTAGGTCGACGTCACTCTTCAGAATGCATCCGAAACTTTCCATATCGGAGCGGATGCAGAGCTTCTCGCTATGATCACCACGCTCTCTGTCCACGGGAATTGGCCGAGAACCGATTTATCATTTCTGGAGGGCATGTACAGACTCAGAAACCTTTACATCATCAATAACAACATACAACAGATCGTCACTAACAACATAGAACAGATCAGCCCATTTTGGAATCTCGTCAGTATCGaaattatcgatttatctcACAACCGGATATCGAACATTGGAGAACTTTTCCAATTTGAAATTCGACCGTCCAAAATGCGATCGATATCATTGGCATACAATTCTATCGTAGAAGTTCCCGGTGATACATTCGGCGAGTTGTCTAGCCTCATTGAACTGGATCTTTCCCATAACTCTATAATGGAACTGAGGGAAGAACCATTCTGTAACTTGACCCATTTAAAAGTCCTTAGATtaaacaacaacaaaatcaaataTCTTAACGGCGCATTGAAGAATTTGTATAACTTAAGACACCTCTACttgaaatcaaatcaaattcagAAAATCGACATGGAATCGATAAATACCATAAATCATTTGGAAACGTTCGACATATCTAAAAACCTAATTGAAAAAATAGATCCCACATTGTTTCCGAGACACTGGGAGCACTTTAGTAATGGCACGATTTTTAAGATCCTGCTTTCAGACAATTACATCACGCACGTACCGAATGTATCGGTTGACATTTTTGAGAGATTCAGAAGAGATTCCAAGCAAATGTTTGCTTACACCAAACTTGACTTGTCTAACAATTCAATAACTCATATCGAATACAACGCATTCAGTCTGTTGGAGCTGATATCAGTCGATTTGTCTAATAACAAATTGACCGACTTTATTGTCAATCCTAAAGATCTAATCTACGTGaggtatttgaatttaagcGGCAATTTCTTGAACAGGTTGTATTATGAAAGTTTTTCATCAATGCACAGTTTACATAACTTTGATTTGTCACATAACTACATGGAGTATTTCCCCGACCAATCATTGTCGAATATTCATAATTTGAAGTACTTGAACTTAACATTCAACGATATCCTCGAACTGCACAGCTTACGAATTACCTTTCATCCTGAAGGTGGCTACTTGGATCTTTCGAATAATGGTCTATCGGCTCTGATCATACCTGAAAATGAAGCCATAGGCTTAAGGGAGCTTGTGCTCAGTCATAACAATATCTCGGATGCATATCTCATACGGTTAACTGATCAacatgatttaaaaatattggatATGAGCCACAATTATATCATGGAATTAGATGAATCATCCTTACAGTTACCTGAAAAATTAGGCGTCTTAGATTTGAGTTCCAACGACATTTACAGAATTGCACCTTCAACTTTCAGTCGCATGACCAACTTACAAACTTTGAGATTGTCCCATAATCACCTTAAAACCATTGACCATGGTGTATTTCGTGGCCCAACGAGTCTTCTGAACTTAGACCTTTCATTCAATCAGATCGGCCAGTTGGATTCGAAAGTGTTTATGGACTTACAGTACTTGAGCTTTTTGTCTCTTCGCCACAATGGTTTGAATGTACTGGATACCGACGCTTGGCTTTCTTCTAAGCAAGATTTGACAGTGTATCTGGACGGCAATCATTTGTCATGCCAGTGGCTAGCGAAGGCTTTGACTGATTTCAACAGAGGTTATTCAAAGATGAATCCTACGGTATTGGAGACCGTAATCGTTGGGACGTCAATACAGGGAATCCCGTGTGAACAGGAAGTGCAGAATTATGAAAAGCCGAAATACTTGGCCGATGAGCGGTTACTGATAACAAGTCAGAAGATTCTGGAAGCAGTACAGGAACAGACTTCATTGATGAAACGATTCATGTGGCATGCGATCCTTCACGAAGCAGAACAGAGAAACGCCAGGAACGTTTCACGTTTCAGTTTCCGCTGAAAAAGTTAGTTATTATCATTTTTGTAGCTTTTAAGTTAATTTCCTTTGTCATTTCATATTGTGTAACTTTTTATTCATGTAGCTGTATCCTACATGTTTTTTTAAACCAgtgactaattaattattaaacaaatattattcaggttctattatttttattatcccATCCcattaatagatttttttttgaaaatcgcaATTCCCAGATTGAATTCCCCGTTGTAAGTCCCTAGTAGGAAACATGagatacatatacctacctttataCTTAGACTAAGAATTGGTCTCCGCTGCACTCAACAGCGGATCggagaccaatccttaatctaagccTGCATAGTAATTTATAGCTTGTAGCACTCGAAGATACATACATTCTataagtgaaagaatttttttaatcgatgagtagtttcggagattacctcctacatccaaacaaacttacaaactttacctctttattatgTTAGTGTAGATAGATCTAGATCTGGTTTTGTCAGtttgttaaaatatacaagacAAGAATTTTTAGCATATTGTATCGGTAACAGTGAGTTCGTTAAATGAATgaaattcttaattttttttaattttaatattttcgatCGACTAAAAAAGAGTAGGCTCTCCATTCTGATTTCTAGgcgtaattttcatttttaactttCGAAGTCTTCAAACTCTGGGTAGTGATCGGCATAGTCGACGCTGAACAAGGCTGAGCACTCGTCTTCGCCCGCGATGGAGTCTCGACTGACGTACACAGGTCCAAGGTCCACCAGTTCCAATAGGGCCAGGTCACACTTTATAGATACCATGAATGCCAACCTTAATTTCTCCCTGAAAAAAAACTATCATCAATTCATCTATTCTATATCAtcaatgactgactgactgatctttcaacgcacagcctaataGCCATGGGCGATTAATCGAATACTAATGGAATACGATTGTTGTTATTATTCGATAACAATCGAAACACAATTGATTGTTTTTGATTGTTCAATAATTGTTATAGCGTGTGGGTCTGGGACGAATGAATCGAAAATTTAACAATCGATTGtcgatttttattcaattgtaTTTATGAAGATGAATAAATCGACAAACGATTGTTAAATTGTTTGATGGTGCGATTTATTCGATTGTTTTTAGCAACAATCGCCTAACGCTACATTCTAAATATGAAGAAACTGGAAAATTTGACCACCTTTATTATACATTCCTGGTTTCTCATCTATACtccatattaattatattattattattaatgtgatagtgtgtctgtctgtctcccgtctgtatgctagcttttcgcggctcaacagctgaaccgattttgatgggtactcagtacagagttagcttacatcccggggacggacataggctactttttatttgaaaacctaaatctacgcaaaCAAAGTTGCGGAAGTCATCTAGTCTTTAATACGTATATAAAAGTTTCAACTCACAGtatataagttttgattttctgCATGGCATCGAACTGTTTAACGCTATACGCGACATGAATAGCGTCGAATGGGTAGGTTGCTTTGAAAATACCCATctgaaaaaagattttattcagTATAATACTTACTACATCCGCCGCATCGGATATAGAGCTACAAGATCACCGAAAAAGCAAACAAGTAAGGTTGAGaagtttgaatatttttttaatacaacgAAACTTACGGAACCGGCAGGGATTGAACCTGCAAAGGTGGAGGAGAAAACAGATTCCAGAAGAGCGTTTCATATCCTagcgttttaaataaaaacgcgGAGGCAACCCGCTTTGTGGAATTTTGACTACGTACTGGTGCAGACCTTGACTGGTGCAGGAGGGACCAGATCCCTCAACTCCTCTGATTTAAGCAGTCTTACACTACTTTCGAAATTTTTGCCAACAGAAATAACGAAACTGTTAATTAACACATGCTTGTGTAACTACTCATAGAaatattagataggtacctttAAATCTAGATTACATAAAAGGAAACGGTGATTGACtcattgatctatcaacgtaaaACTCAAACTAAGGGTTGGGCTCTGGCATCCAGgcatattatgacgtagacatccgttaaggaattttgaaaattcaaccccttagGGAATAAAAATAGGGGGTGTGTAATTCACctagaagtcgcgggcataagctagtacatTAATATGTtagtaaaatactttttaatatacttatatgTTACTAACGTGTAAAATTTCCTTCTTGTACTTAGACATAGCTGCAATGGCTTTATATCTTTTCTCCATAGCCATCATAACCAGCACGTGCGGCGGCAGAAACTCGGGTTCCGGGGTTACGTTCTCCAAAACTAActaaaatatcaataattttGATCGTAACAATTATGACTTTTATTAGGTTGGTATAGGCTTTAGGCTTAAAGAAATAAAGGTACGAAATAGGCGGGCGATATGTTAACATTTTCAAAGCAAGCATTGAAGCACAGGCTCCCGGaaattattccgaaaaatcaaagagctcccacgggattcttaaaggtccatccgtttaaccgatatttatgaaatatggtacaaaggtagcttgcatccaaccggtgaccccgccgtacaaacgaaggaagcacaactatcgaccaaatctctgtaattacacgtcacgcacacaaactcaacataaattctacgaaactggccacttaacaccttccgatacgcatttgacacaacgtagtgattatatttttttgtttgacacttcaatgaaataatttaattttaaatcgtatcgtaatcgtgctgtgcaaattacaaaacttcaaattgaagtctagggttgtcagaaaataaatggggtaattttgcctaaaaatgagcaattttttttcattatatttagtcaaatttatattttatttttgactagctgtgcccgcgacttcgttcgcgtggaattgTGACTTTTTGGGCAGCGTGattatttaaattgacataacttttttatttatgaaccgattgacatgaaataaacactaaatgttaagtgaagcttactacaatatattagtgaaaaccgtatctaaatcgaataagccgtt containing:
- the LOC123875563 gene encoding insulin-like growth factor-binding protein complex acid labile subunit is translated as MKEVTTTLVILITASFVAGNCILNQIHAIGPCSFRVVCINTIKDIRLDSECQGSSNYDVKVDVTLQNASETFHIGADAELLAMITTLSVHGNWPRTDLSFLEGMYRLRNLYIINNNIQQIVTNNIEQISPFWNLVSIEIIDLSHNRISNIGELFQFEIRPSKMRSISLAYNSIVEVPGDTFGELSSLIELDLSHNSIMELREEPFCNLTHLKVLRLNNNKIKYLNGALKNLYNLRHLYLKSNQIQKIDMESINTINHLETFDISKNLIEKIDPTLFPRHWEHFSNGTIFKILLSDNYITHVPNVSVDIFERFRRDSKQMFAYTKLDLSNNSITHIEYNAFSLLELISVDLSNNKLTDFIVNPKDLIYVRYLNLSGNFLNRLYYESFSSMHSLHNFDLSHNYMEYFPDQSLSNIHNLKYLNLTFNDILELHSLRITFHPEGGYLDLSNNGLSALIIPENEAIGLRELVLSHNNISDAYLIRLTDQHDLKILDMSHNYIMELDESSLQLPEKLGVLDLSSNDIYRIAPSTFSRMTNLQTLRLSHNHLKTIDHGVFRGPTSLLNLDLSFNQIGQLDSKVFMDLQYLSFLSLRHNGLNVLDTDAWLSSKQDLTVYLDGNHLSCQWLAKALTDFNRGYSKMNPTVLETVIVGTSIQGIPCEQEVQNYEKPKYLADERLLITSQKILEAVQEQTSLMKRFMWHAILHEAEQRNARNVSRFSFR